A portion of the Moraxella ovis genome contains these proteins:
- a CDS encoding glutamine--tRNA ligase/YqeY domain fusion protein, which produces MTDITTEKNDFIRQIIRDDLASGKHDSIVTRFPPEPNGYLHIGHVKSICLNFGVAKEFDGLCNLRFDDTNPTAEKQDYVDSIKADVEWLGFKWAGDVRYASHYFDQLHAWAIQLIKQGDAYVDFQTPDEIREHRGGFGKPSVESPQRNATIEENLVHFDDMKNGKYKEGQAVLRAKIDMNHANMNMRDPVIYRVMHAHHHQTGDKWCIYPMYDYAHPLSDAIENITHSLCTLEFEDHRPFYDWVVEKVGFEVPPRQYEFSRLNLDHTLTSKRKLKRLVDMGVVSGWDDPRMPTVAGMRRRGYPAEGLRDFCERIGVSKADGVVDFRQLEFSVRSALENTTARGMAVLRPLKVTIANFDEAVADFETLKKDTVKARLDDNVLWLTQPKHPNVDMGNREIPFTRTIYIDQTDFEVNPPAGYKRLSPENREIRLRNSYILKVEEHITDDNGDVVELIATIDPKTLGNNPEGRKVKGVIHWVSASHGVDAVVRLYEHLLLEDDEINQDATLHEKDMLDADTDADTLWIKQHLNPNSLTVYQAVVESSLAEVSGGERFQFERESYFVADIVETTKELPVFNQIVGLKDSF; this is translated from the coding sequence ATGACCGACATCACCACTGAGAAGAATGATTTTATTCGTCAGATTATTCGTGACGACTTGGCGAGCGGCAAGCACGACAGCATCGTTACTCGCTTTCCACCAGAGCCGAATGGTTATCTGCACATCGGGCATGTCAAATCCATCTGCCTAAATTTTGGCGTGGCAAAAGAGTTTGACGGCTTGTGTAATCTTCGCTTTGATGACACCAACCCAACCGCTGAGAAGCAGGATTATGTGGACAGCATCAAGGCGGACGTTGAATGGCTTGGCTTTAAATGGGCGGGCGATGTGCGTTATGCGTCTCATTATTTTGATCAGCTGCACGCATGGGCGATTCAGCTCATCAAGCAAGGCGATGCTTATGTGGATTTTCAGACGCCTGATGAGATTCGTGAGCATCGCGGCGGCTTTGGCAAGCCGTCTGTCGAATCGCCACAGCGAAATGCGACCATCGAAGAGAACTTGGTGCACTTTGATGACATGAAAAATGGCAAATACAAAGAAGGTCAAGCCGTACTTCGTGCCAAGATTGACATGAATCATGCCAACATGAACATGAGAGATCCTGTCATCTATCGTGTCATGCACGCTCACCATCATCAGACGGGCGACAAGTGGTGCATCTACCCGATGTACGATTATGCCCATCCGCTGTCCGATGCGATCGAGAACATCACGCATTCGCTGTGCACGCTTGAGTTTGAAGATCATCGCCCGTTTTATGATTGGGTGGTTGAGAAAGTTGGCTTTGAAGTGCCACCACGCCAATATGAATTTAGCCGTCTAAACCTAGATCACACCCTAACTTCTAAGCGTAAACTTAAACGCTTAGTGGACATGGGTGTCGTCTCGGGCTGGGATGATCCGCGCATGCCAACCGTGGCTGGTATGAGGCGTCGCGGTTATCCTGCTGAGGGTTTGCGTGATTTTTGTGAGCGCATTGGCGTATCTAAAGCAGATGGCGTGGTTGATTTTCGTCAGTTGGAATTTAGTGTGCGTAGCGCGCTCGAGAATACTACCGCACGTGGCATGGCGGTGCTAAGACCATTAAAAGTCACCATTGCTAATTTTGATGAGGCGGTGGCAGACTTTGAAACCCTTAAAAAAGATACTGTTAAGGCGCGTCTGGACGATAACGTCCTTTGGCTAACTCAGCCTAAGCATCCAAATGTTGATATGGGCAATCGTGAAATTCCATTCACCAGGACCATTTACATTGATCAGACCGATTTTGAAGTGAATCCACCGGCAGGCTACAAGCGACTGTCGCCAGAGAACCGTGAAATCCGCCTACGTAACAGCTACATCCTAAAAGTAGAGGAGCACATCACCGATGATAACGGTGATGTGGTCGAGTTGATCGCCACCATCGATCCTAAGACGCTGGGTAATAATCCTGAGGGACGCAAGGTCAAAGGTGTGATTCACTGGGTGTCAGCAAGTCACGGTGTGGATGCAGTGGTGCGCCTGTATGAGCATCTATTATTAGAAGATGATGAGATCAATCAAGATGCCACCTTGCACGAAAAAGACATGCTTGATGCGGATACAGATGCTGATACACTATGGATTAAGCAGCACCTTAATCCTAATTCTCTCACCGTCTATCAGGCGGTGGTTGAGTCATCTTTGGCAGAAGTGTCAGGCGGTGAGAGATTCCAGTTCGAACGTGAAAGCTACTTTGTGGCGGACATTGTCGAGACGACCAAAGAGCTGCCTGTATTTAACCAGATCGTTGGCCTAAAAGACAGCTTTTGA
- the ispH gene encoding 4-hydroxy-3-methylbut-2-enyl diphosphate reductase, protein MKILLANPRGFCAGVDRAIAIVNEALRRFNPPIYVRHEVVHNKFVVEDLANRGAIFVEELDEVPDGAIVIFSAHGVSKAVEDEAARRDLTVFDATCPLVTKVHIEVGKFAKEGMDAILIGHAGHPEVEGTMGRFDTTFGGRIHLVEDADDVANLNFEEDKELAFVTQTTLSMDDTAVVINALKDKFPQINAPRKDDICYATQNRQDAVKSLAANCDIVLVVGSPNSSNSNRLRELAERLGAKAYLIDNASQMDRSWFDGVACVGVTAGASAPEVLIQEVLDTLQSWGAQSPEEISGIEENVTFSLPKSLRA, encoded by the coding sequence ATGAAGATCTTATTAGCCAATCCACGCGGTTTTTGTGCCGGCGTGGATAGAGCCATCGCCATTGTTAATGAGGCATTGCGCCGCTTTAATCCGCCTATTTATGTGCGTCATGAAGTGGTTCATAATAAATTCGTGGTTGAAGATCTTGCCAACCGCGGGGCGATATTCGTTGAAGAGCTTGATGAAGTGCCTGATGGTGCGATTGTGATTTTCTCGGCGCATGGCGTATCTAAGGCAGTTGAGGACGAGGCAGCTCGACGTGATTTGACTGTATTTGATGCCACTTGCCCCTTGGTGACCAAAGTTCATATCGAGGTGGGTAAATTTGCCAAAGAAGGCATGGATGCGATTTTGATCGGGCATGCAGGACATCCTGAAGTTGAAGGAACGATGGGGCGATTTGATACGACCTTTGGCGGGCGCATTCATCTGGTTGAGGATGCTGATGATGTTGCGAATTTAAATTTTGAAGAAGACAAGGAGCTTGCTTTCGTTACTCAGACCACGCTGTCGATGGATGATACGGCTGTGGTGATTAATGCATTAAAGGATAAATTCCCACAAATCAACGCCCCGCGTAAGGATGACATCTGCTACGCCACCCAGAACCGTCAGGATGCGGTAAAGTCGTTGGCGGCAAACTGTGACATCGTTCTGGTGGTCGGGTCGCCAAATTCTTCTAATTCTAACCGCCTAAGAGAGCTTGCTGAGCGACTGGGTGCTAAGGCTTATCTTATTGATAACGCTAGCCAAATGGATCGTTCATGGTTTGATGGTGTGGCATGTGTGGGTGTAACGGCAGGCGCATCAGCCCCTGAGGTGCTTATCCAAGAAGTGCTAGACACCCTGCAATCATGGGGTGCCCAAAGCCCAGAAGAGATCAGTGGCATCGAAGAGAATGTTACATTTAGCCTGCCAAAATCCTTGCGTGCGTGA
- the recJ gene encoding single-stranded-DNA-specific exonuclease RecJ has protein sequence MTKLNLSLRYTGEIDDELVQTFGSVTLARVLLARGIHDEAQLDTSVGQLLPASDLTGLDGAATLISQAIDEQKRILIVGDFDCDGATSTALMVRCLKEMGADVNFLVPDRFKFGYGLTPEIVSYGAEEFNPEVIITVDNGISSHDGVMRADELGIQVIITDHHLTTKPSPSAAAVVNPNQQGCNFGSKSLVGVGVAFYVMGRVARIRREAGLSTTSVAKYLDLVALGTVADVGTLDQNNRILVTHGVNAIRSGRACHGVLAILEQSGRDHEKISSDDLGFAIAPRINAAGRMDNMRTGVECLLADDWSRAHTLALELNKLNHSRRAIETRMRDEANDIIHELHLSSAEEISLPRAIILYQDNWHQGVIGIVAGRIKECLYRPTIVFAPADAQKTDDDDYIKGSARSIAGVHIRDAIEAVAIAHPHLITHFGGHAMAAGLTIKKRHFDEFMQAFLMVMDEFDELIFNEEHFTDGELLPEDFSLRFVSELKSISVWGNGFAPPSFDGEFEVLNFRVMKDKHLKLTLRLPQVQYPIDAIWFNYDADKWDYRASRVHILFALEINEWQGNQSLQLVIKDLAVGQIAPMMPPY, from the coding sequence ATGACAAAGCTTAATTTATCACTGCGCTACACAGGTGAGATTGATGATGAACTGGTTCAGACCTTCGGTTCTGTGACTTTGGCGCGTGTGCTGCTCGCTCGTGGCATTCACGATGAGGCACAGCTAGATACTTCGGTTGGACAGCTGTTGCCTGCATCTGACTTAACAGGACTTGATGGGGCAGCGACCTTAATCAGTCAAGCGATCGATGAGCAAAAGCGTATTTTGATCGTAGGTGACTTTGATTGTGATGGTGCAACTTCAACAGCGCTCATGGTTCGCTGCCTAAAAGAGATGGGTGCTGATGTGAATTTCTTGGTGCCTGATCGATTTAAATTTGGTTATGGATTGACACCAGAGATTGTCAGCTATGGCGCAGAGGAATTTAACCCAGAGGTTATCATCACTGTGGATAATGGCATCTCAAGCCATGACGGTGTCATGCGCGCCGATGAGCTTGGCATCCAAGTCATCATCACAGATCACCATCTGACCACCAAGCCATCTCCGAGTGCCGCCGCTGTCGTGAATCCTAACCAACAAGGCTGCAATTTTGGCAGTAAATCCCTGGTCGGCGTGGGTGTGGCATTCTATGTCATGGGTCGTGTGGCGCGCATCCGCCGTGAAGCAGGGCTATCAACGACAAGTGTCGCCAAGTATCTAGACCTTGTGGCGCTGGGTACGGTGGCGGATGTTGGAACACTGGATCAGAACAACCGCATCTTAGTGACGCATGGGGTAAATGCCATCCGTAGTGGACGAGCTTGTCATGGGGTGCTTGCGATATTAGAGCAGTCGGGTCGCGACCATGAGAAAATCAGTAGCGATGACTTGGGTTTTGCCATTGCTCCCCGCATTAATGCTGCAGGGCGTATGGATAATATGCGCACAGGTGTTGAATGCTTATTGGCGGATGATTGGAGCCGAGCGCATACGCTGGCGTTGGAGCTGAATAAATTGAATCACTCGCGCCGCGCCATCGAGACGCGAATGCGAGATGAAGCGAATGACATCATTCATGAGTTGCACCTTAGCTCTGCAGAAGAGATCAGCCTGCCGCGCGCCATCATTCTATACCAAGACAACTGGCATCAGGGGGTTATTGGCATCGTCGCAGGCAGAATTAAGGAGTGCCTGTATCGTCCGACCATCGTATTCGCTCCAGCAGATGCCCAAAAAACTGACGACGATGATTACATCAAAGGTTCAGCCAGATCTATCGCTGGCGTGCACATTCGTGATGCCATTGAGGCGGTGGCGATCGCACATCCGCACTTGATCACGCATTTTGGTGGGCATGCCATGGCGGCAGGACTTACGATTAAAAAGCGGCATTTTGATGAATTCATGCAGGCGTTCTTGATGGTGATGGATGAATTTGATGAGTTGATATTTAACGAAGAGCATTTCACAGATGGCGAACTACTGCCTGAGGACTTTAGCCTAAGATTTGTATCAGAATTAAAGAGCATCAGCGTTTGGGGTAACGGCTTTGCACCGCCTAGCTTTGATGGTGAATTTGAGGTGCTAAACTTCCGCGTGATGAAAGACAAACACCTAAAACTAACCCTTCGCCTGCCTCAGGTGCAGTATCCCATTGATGCCATTTGGTTTAATTATGATGCGGACAAATGGGATTATCGCGCCAGTCGTGTTCATATCTTATTCGCCTTAGAGATTAACGAATGGCAGGGCAATCAGAGCCTGCAACTGGTCATCAAAGATTTGGCAGTAGGTCAAATTGCACCGATGATGCCGCCGTATTAA
- a CDS encoding MacB family efflux pump subunit — MKIPLIQVKNLVREFPAGDTNIRILHGLDLTLYQGEMVAIIGQSGSGKSTLMNILGCLDKATSGSYTIFGKSVDDMDSEELAKLRREHFGFIFQRYHLLGDINALDNVTIPAVYAGMNTTKRRERATKLLTQLGLGEKTTNRPNQLSGGQQQRVSIARALMNGGGIILADEPTGALDSGSGKEVMNILHCLKDDGHTIIMVTHDPSLASQAERVIELKDGHIIADYYTDNARNQEQQDNNHNTQNTATSKNTFGSKNALFGVIDRLKEAFKMSIYAMKAHKMRTLLTMLGIIIGIASVVSIVGLGQGSQAKILADINALGTNTITVMNGYPWGDARRRFGRDNLTVADAQAVADQPYALSVSPMVNKSVNIRYQNQDTTGTVMGVGKDYLSVTGEKLAMGQMFNETSVATSAQDVIIDQNAYKTYFNNEGNPIGQTLLIGNVPARIVGVLSEKTSSFARTSNSPTVYLPYTTVMYRMLGTSYIDRFVVLIADGTPSAIAETAIKDLIRTRHGEEDFNIMNTDSIKETVQSTTTAMTMLISSIAIISLIVGGIGVMNIMLVSVTERTSEIGVRMAVGARQSDIMGQFLIEAVLVCILGGVLGILLAFGVGSLVNKFGGDSVGVIYSPLSIVVAFVCSTLIGVVFGFLPARNASRLNPVDALAHN, encoded by the coding sequence ATGAAAATCCCACTCATACAAGTCAAAAATCTCGTGCGTGAGTTCCCTGCTGGCGACACTAATATTCGTATTTTGCACGGGCTTGATTTAACGCTTTATCAAGGCGAAATGGTTGCTATCATTGGGCAATCAGGCTCAGGCAAATCCACGCTCATGAACATTTTGGGCTGTCTTGACAAAGCCACGAGCGGAAGCTATACCATTTTTGGCAAATCTGTGGACGACATGGATAGTGAAGAGCTTGCTAAGCTAAGACGTGAGCATTTTGGTTTTATTTTTCAGCGTTATCACTTGCTTGGCGACATCAACGCCCTTGATAATGTTACCATCCCTGCCGTCTATGCAGGCATGAACACCACCAAAAGGCGTGAGCGAGCCACCAAACTTCTTACCCAATTGGGCTTGGGCGAGAAAACCACCAACCGCCCCAATCAGCTCTCAGGCGGTCAGCAACAGCGTGTCTCTATTGCAAGAGCCTTGATGAATGGGGGCGGTATTATCCTAGCAGACGAGCCGACAGGGGCGTTGGATAGCGGTTCTGGTAAGGAAGTGATGAACATCTTGCACTGCCTAAAAGATGACGGACACACCATCATCATGGTAACGCACGACCCAAGTTTGGCAAGCCAAGCCGAGCGAGTGATTGAGCTAAAAGACGGGCATATCATCGCTGATTATTATACCGATAATGCCAGAAATCAAGAACAGCAAGATAATAATCACAATACTCAAAACACCGCCACAAGCAAAAATACCTTTGGCTCAAAAAACGCCCTATTTGGCGTGATAGACCGCCTAAAAGAAGCCTTTAAAATGTCTATCTATGCCATGAAAGCCCATAAAATGCGAACGCTTTTAACCATGCTCGGGATTATCATCGGTATCGCCTCTGTGGTGTCTATCGTGGGGCTTGGGCAAGGCTCGCAAGCCAAAATCCTAGCCGACATCAACGCCCTAGGCACCAACACCATTACCGTGATGAACGGCTATCCGTGGGGCGATGCCAGACGGCGGTTTGGGCGGGACAATCTCACCGTGGCGGACGCCCAAGCCGTTGCCGATCAGCCCTATGCCTTGTCGGTCAGCCCCATGGTAAACAAATCGGTCAATATCCGCTACCAAAACCAAGACACGACAGGCACGGTAATGGGCGTGGGTAAGGACTATTTGTCCGTTACGGGCGAAAAATTGGCTATGGGGCAGATGTTTAATGAAACCAGTGTCGCCACGTCCGCCCAGGATGTCATCATCGACCAAAACGCCTACAAGACCTATTTTAATAACGAAGGCAATCCTATCGGACAAACCCTGCTCATCGGCAACGTCCCTGCCCGTATCGTGGGCGTGTTGTCCGAAAAAACATCGTCCTTTGCCCGCACCAGTAACTCGCCCACCGTCTATCTGCCTTATACCACCGTCATGTATCGTATGCTTGGCACCAGCTACATTGACCGTTTTGTTGTGCTGATTGCCGATGGTACGCCATCTGCCATCGCCGAGACTGCCATCAAGGATTTGATACGCACCCGCCATGGCGAAGAAGATTTTAACATCATGAACACCGACAGTATCAAAGAGACAGTGCAGTCCACGACCACCGCCATGACCATGCTCATCTCGTCGATTGCGATTATCTCGCTCATCGTGGGTGGTATTGGCGTGATGAACATCATGCTCGTGTCCGTGACCGAACGCACCAGCGAGATTGGCGTGCGTATGGCGGTTGGGGCAAGGCAGTCGGACATCATGGGGCAGTTTTTGATTGAGGCGGTGTTGGTGTGTATCTTGGGCGGTGTCTTGGGGATTTTGCTTGCCTTTGGTGTGGGCAGTCTTGTCAATAAATTTGGGGGCGACAGCGTGGGTGTGATTTACTCGCCCCTATCTATCGTGGTTGCCTTTGTCTGCTCAACACTCATTGGTGTGGTGTTTGGCTTTTTACCCGCCCGTAATGCGTCAAGACTCAACCCTGTGGATGCGTTGGCACATAATTAA
- a CDS encoding efflux RND transporter periplasmic adaptor subunit — protein MNTAAKPKFTKYTKLPIIVILLALIALALYYFFKPKEAPPSYLTADAVMGDIENTVMASGKVKPIYSVDVGAQVSGRIVKLYVDVGDEVKKGDLIAQINQVEQKNTVSNAGANLQQAQASLAQAQANLASSQGNVASSEATLQARLAELKKAEQFFARLESLLKIDAISRQDYDDAQSAVEVARANVDVARANVQNAKNDVATAQANIQSQRASINKAQNDLSTATEDLSYTTIVAPMDGTVVSVTQKEGTTVNAMQSAPTIVTLADLSRVRINAQISEADVVNVSAGMPARFNIIGNTQQQFDTTLAGVEPAPENISTTSSTDSAVYYIGYLDVDNAERKFRIDMTAQVNIITDSVKNVLTIPSSALRGGKGKYSVQVVGADGIAKPVDVQVGLNNRVNAEIKSGLNAGDKVVIGEASQSGENKQRRNRPPMMR, from the coding sequence ATGAACACAGCCGCCAAACCCAAATTTACCAAGTACACCAAGTTACCAATCATCGTTATCTTGCTTGCCTTGATCGCTCTTGCGCTTTATTATTTCTTTAAACCCAAAGAAGCCCCACCGTCCTATCTGACTGCCGATGCGGTGATGGGCGACATTGAAAACACGGTCATGGCATCGGGCAAAGTCAAGCCCATTTACAGCGTGGACGTGGGGGCTCAGGTATCAGGGCGAATTGTCAAGCTGTACGTGGACGTGGGCGATGAAGTCAAAAAAGGCGACCTGATCGCCCAAATTAACCAAGTAGAACAAAAAAATACCGTCTCAAATGCGGGTGCTAATCTACAACAAGCCCAGGCCAGCCTTGCCCAAGCCCAAGCAAATCTGGCATCCAGTCAAGGCAATGTGGCAAGCTCAGAAGCCACCTTACAAGCACGCCTTGCCGAACTCAAAAAAGCCGAACAGTTCTTTGCTCGCTTGGAGAGTCTTTTAAAAATTGATGCAATCAGTCGCCAAGATTATGATGATGCCCAAAGTGCGGTCGAAGTCGCTCGTGCCAACGTGGACGTGGCAAGGGCAAACGTGCAAAACGCCAAAAATGACGTTGCCACCGCACAGGCGAACATCCAAAGCCAGCGAGCCAGCATTAACAAAGCCCAAAATGACCTATCCACCGCCACCGAAGATTTAAGCTATACCACGATAGTCGCCCCAATGGACGGTACAGTTGTTTCTGTTACCCAAAAAGAAGGCACAACAGTGAACGCCATGCAGTCTGCCCCGACCATTGTAACGCTTGCCGACCTTAGCCGTGTCCGCATTAACGCCCAAATCAGCGAGGCGGACGTGGTAAACGTAAGTGCAGGAATGCCTGCTCGCTTTAACATCATTGGCAATACCCAGCAGCAGTTTGACACCACGCTGGCAGGGGTTGAGCCTGCCCCCGAGAACATCAGCACGACCAGTAGCACGGACTCGGCGGTGTATTATATCGGTTATTTGGACGTGGATAATGCCGAACGTAAATTTCGCATTGACATGACCGCACAGGTCAATATCATCACCGATTCAGTCAAAAACGTACTCACCATACCGTCATCTGCCCTAAGAGGGGGCAAGGGCAAATACAGCGTGCAGGTGGTTGGGGCGGACGGCATTGCCAAGCCTGTGGACGTGCAAGTGGGACTAAACAACCGTGTCAATGCCGAAATCAAATCAGGGCTAAACGCTGGCGATAAAGTCGTGATTGGCGAAGCAAGTCAAAGCGGTGAAAACAAACAACGCCGAAACCGCCCACCAATGATGAGATGA
- the holA gene encoding DNA polymerase III subunit delta has translation MSLYEQLRGADPASSQPIQGFWLIHSDEPLISQWIIDACRPIWQAHEQTIKRIELTSAKSWINVIAELDSLSLFGDTSAIIVSGNHKPDKDTLDALARIAPDTLHHLLWQTPKQDKKSLSTKAIKLFDQLGLIIDGNIYDERMRGELLRMQARHIGVTLNADAWQMLMMRTEHNLLTAHQNLWRLSLLYPNAAIDIDMLTTCLVDGAEFSVFDLSDTVLAGNTPKALQILNHLKNTDIAPSIILWALAKDARLILQIQAGKNPSDLGIWRNKISSYTNAARRSPTLTSQSWLSAICDIDKTIKGVNDANVWHLLQQLVLSLCGTPMRSNQLTTP, from the coding sequence GTGTCTCTGTATGAGCAGCTTCGGGGTGCGGACCCTGCAAGCAGTCAGCCCATTCAAGGCTTTTGGCTCATTCATTCAGATGAGCCGCTGATTAGTCAGTGGATCATTGATGCTTGTCGCCCCATCTGGCAAGCACACGAACAGACCATCAAACGCATCGAGCTGACCTCAGCCAAATCTTGGATAAATGTCATCGCTGAACTTGACAGCCTAAGCCTGTTCGGCGATACTAGCGCAATCATCGTCTCTGGCAACCATAAGCCCGACAAAGACACTCTTGATGCTCTGGCTCGCATTGCGCCAGACACACTGCATCATCTACTGTGGCAAACCCCAAAACAAGACAAAAAATCACTCAGCACCAAAGCCATCAAGCTGTTCGACCAGCTTGGACTCATCATCGATGGCAACATTTACGATGAAAGGATGCGCGGCGAGCTGCTTAGGATGCAAGCGCGTCATATTGGCGTTACCCTAAATGCCGATGCTTGGCAGATGCTCATGATGCGTACCGAGCACAACCTACTTACCGCCCATCAAAATCTTTGGCGACTGTCATTACTATACCCGAATGCTGCCATTGACATCGACATGCTCACAACCTGCCTTGTGGACGGTGCGGAATTTAGCGTCTTTGACTTATCCGACACCGTACTGGCAGGCAACACCCCAAAAGCCCTACAAATTCTCAATCATCTAAAAAATACCGACATTGCGCCAAGCATTATCCTATGGGCACTCGCCAAAGATGCGCGCCTCATCCTACAAATTCAAGCAGGCAAAAACCCTAGCGACCTAGGCATCTGGCGCAATAAAATATCAAGCTACACCAACGCCGCCAGACGTTCACCAACCTTAACAAGTCAATCTTGGCTAAGCGCCATTTGTGACATCGACAAGACCATCAAAGGTGTTAATGATGCTAATGTATGGCACCTGTTGCAGCAGTTGGTGTTGTCACTGTGCGGCACACCAATGCGGTCTAACCAGCTTACAACGCCGTAA